The Pochonia chlamydosporia 170 chromosome 1, whole genome shotgun sequence genome window below encodes:
- a CDS encoding alpha-1,2-mannosyltransferase (similar to Metarhizium robertsii ARSEF 23 XP_007825736.2) yields the protein MERNSQHDAYGFLSIILYAAGAAVVARLLILSIKIPSEVSWRAFFRNRRLEVKPTEYSNVFPPSQRKRLSCESSKDSAVATLIDLSRHPELLLRLEEDYRTASATRFLFSGFCVGDIRALGNFPNYAELCEVPLPIAIEDFNITTAKARPYRPLRWPYHQTMAIQRLEPDYWIELESTYEEQIQERKSIIKKHGLDVMQALPGSELACKELMEMVIQFLCARYPKQFILKGNTLINNIRGTEYDVYGNPPLQILAENVPEDFAIMIRDPKTGTYKFRAGIICASTGWNLGGKIGKGLAEIHSPVPDYRSKMQLSMDRFFTKFPASKPVQRGAWGFEVGEHLYTPPRHADLQALEVQDPQLQPDDLRFRVDWQTLRRLPLSGAIVFNFKAFFTPVTELLDEPYIPSLCLKVLQESKANLREYKQVHHTEHVLVPVLQQYEKYQLEKGLIQPNWETRTLEESPFFRGWQDRHNCCGKGTMT from the exons ATGGAGCGAAATTCTCAACACGACGCATACGGTTTTCTTAGCATTATACTTTACGCTGCTGGGGCGGCCGTTGTTGCCAGACTCCTCATCTTATCCATAAAGATACCTTCCGAAGTCTCATGGCGTGCATTTTTTCGAAATAGGCGACTAGAAGTCAAACCGACCGAGTACTCAAATGTCtttccaccatcacaaagAAAACGTCTCTCGTGTGAATCGAGTAAAGACTCCGCAGTTGCCACCTTGATTGACCTGTCACGACATCCCGAATTACTTCTCAGGCTTGAGGAGGACTATCGCACCGCTTCGGCAACCCGATTCCTGTTTAGTGGCTTTTGTGTTGGAGACATTCGAGCCCTGGGGAATTTTCCCAACTATGCCGAATTGTGCGAAGTACCGCTTCCGATCGCCATAGAAGACTTCAATATTACGACTGCCAAGGCAAGGCCATACCGACCATTGCGATGGCCGTATCATCAAACTATGG CAATCCAAAGGTTAGAGCCAGACTACTGGATCGAGCTGGAGTCTACATACGAGGAACAGATTCAGGAGCGCAAATCAATTATAAAGAAGCATGGACTAGATGTCATGCAGGCTCTTCCCGGCTCGGAACTGGCCTGCAAGGAGCTCATGGAAATGGTCATACAATTTTTATGTGCCAGATATCCGAAGCAATTCATTTTGAAGGGCAACACACTCATAAACAATATTCGAGGCACCGAATATGATGTCTACGGCAATCCCCCTCTCCAGATTTTAGCAGAGAACGTTCCCGaagactttgccatcatgatCCGAGACCCCAAGACAGGGACATATAAGTTCCGTGCTGGCATCATATGTGCATCAACCGGCTGGAACCTGGGAGGGAAAATAGGGAAGGGGTTGGCTGAAATCCACAGCCCAGTGCCTGACTATAGGAGCAAGATGCAGCTCAGCATGGATAG ATTTTTCACCAAGTTTCCCGCATCTAAGCCGGTGCAGAGAGGTGCTTGGGgctttgaagttggagagcATTTGTATACACCACCTCGTCATGCCGATCTACAAGCTTTAGAAGTCCAGGATCCACAGCTCCAACCGGATGACCTGAGATTCCGTGTAGACTGGCAGACGTTGCGCCGATTACCTCTATCCGGAGCAATCGTATTCAACTTTAAGGCATTCTTCACACCAGTGACGGAGCTTTTAGACGAGCCGTATATACCTTCGCTGTGCCTCAAGGTGCTGCAGGAGAGTAAGGCGAACTTGAGAGAGTACAAACAAGTGCACCACACTGAACACGTTCTTGTACCCGTGCTGCAGCAATACGAGAAGTATCAACTAGAAAAGGGTTTAATACAACCTAACTGGGAAACTCGGACCCTTGAAGAGAGTCCTTTTTTCCGTGGGTGGCAAGATAGGCATAATTGTTGTGGGAAGGGCACCATGACTTga